TGCTTTTTTAATACCCTCAGCCAAGAAATATATATTTGTGTATCCCAAAGGAGCAAAGTATGTTGCTGGTTCTTCATTCCACATCTCAACATATGCATCATAGAAGTGTTTTGCAGTTGGACTCACATCATTTAAAGTCGGAGCCCACATACCGTATAAAATTACATTATTGGATAATGGACTTTTTCCGAAATCTGCGGGCCATCCTGGAGGAGCACCTACAAGTAGATGAGGTTGAAAATTAATTTCTTTAGCTTGGGCAACCATTGGAATAGCATCTGCATCATAACCTGCCCACACAAAAAGATCAGGGTTAAAGGATTTGGCTTGATTTAACATCGCCCTATAATCTCCTCCGCCAAGAGCAGCACTTTTGAAGGAAGCACCCTTAAATTCATCCATTATTCCTCTCCAGGGTCCTTCTCCTCTCTTAGCCTGTTCATACAGATCTAAATATGCAGTATATGAATCAGTTCCAAAAGCGCCTTCTTCGTAAGCCAGAAAGATTTTCTTTATGTTCAAATCGGAATAAACTTCATTAATTTCTCTCCAACCTAAACCGTAACCTTCACCTTGTTGGTAATCCCATGGATGTAGATGGAAATACCAATCAGCGTCGGGTCCCATAGCTATTTCTGCTTGATGAGATGCCGCGCCAATCCAAACAGTGATTTTTTGATATTTTTTCAAAATGGGAATTTGAGCTAAATGAACTCCGCTAGCCATTCCACCTACAAAAAAATCTACTCTTTCAACTGTTGCGAGCCTTTCAATAGCAGCAGCGCCTTTTGCGGGATTTAATTCAGAATCTATTACAACAAGTTCTAAAGGTCTCCCTAAAACTCCACCAGCATCGTTGATTTCCTTGACTGCCAGACGCATAGCTTTTGTAGCTTGATTTCCCGTAATATCTCCGAGCGGGTTCACAGCACCAATTTTAATAGGTTTTTCTGCTGCGGTGAGAATCGAGAAAATCATGATAAAACTCAACAAAATAACAAAAAATCTTTTCACTTGTTTCACCTCCAATATTTTGGTAACTTACAACGAATCAAGTAAATGAGAATTTGTTTTTTATCTCCTCCTTCCTTTTTGACTATACATTCTTGATAATAACGGCAGTCCCATACCTCCACCAATACAGAGTGAAGCTAATCCGTATTCACTATTTCTTTTTTTCATTTCATACAAAAGAGTTACAATTATTCTATTCCCAGACGCCCCTATCGGATGGCCTAAAGCAATTGCTCCTCCGTTAACGTTTGT
Above is a window of Petrotoga sp. 9PW.55.5.1 DNA encoding:
- a CDS encoding ABC transporter substrate-binding protein, which gives rise to MKRFFVILLSFIMIFSILTAAEKPIKIGAVNPLGDITGNQATKAMRLAVKEINDAGGVLGRPLELVVIDSELNPAKGAAAIERLATVERVDFFVGGMASGVHLAQIPILKKYQKITVWIGAASHQAEIAMGPDADWYFHLHPWDYQQGEGYGLGWREINEVYSDLNIKKIFLAYEEGAFGTDSYTAYLDLYEQAKRGEGPWRGIMDEFKGASFKSAALGGGDYRAMLNQAKSFNPDLFVWAGYDADAIPMVAQAKEINFQPHLLVGAPPGWPADFGKSPLSNNVILYGMWAPTLNDVSPTAKHFYDAYVEMWNEEPATYFAPLGYTNIYFLAEGIKKAGTLDKDVLIPALRSLEFEDTALGEPLKIEPSNIIKNQGFKYQKILQWQNGRQEVIWPLDLQTADLVYPFTF